From the genome of Pecten maximus unplaced genomic scaffold, xPecMax1.1, whole genome shotgun sequence:
AAGGTACTTGGACACCTCGGCCCTTGCGCATGTCGGTCGGGGCCGAGGTGACTAGACAATTTCGGCCTCTGTAAAAATCGGCCCTActctataatatacagtgtactgtataagtatccatgtacgtatatatgtattaaatatgttaaaaaggttcattttacaggggcaaatgttattaaatatcaattttgaaatatgttttgcctttgtttgattttttatgaGACGTATAATGTCTTATGTTTATACGTTTCAGATATATTGTGTTATTCTTATTTTATCCTTAAGTgctgttttaattatttataatttgaaatgaCATCAATTCAAATggttaatcaattaattaattaatatgaattATCTTTATCCGGGCGCTTGGAGCTAAGGACGCAGGGGTTGTTGTTTTAATAGAGTACCTCTTATAAGAGTAGCTCAGTCAATTACCGCAAATCGATTAACCAATCAGTGAAAGGCACATGAGGTATATTAGTTAGTGAAAGTATAGAACAAATCACTTGATCATTTTCGATCAAATTATTATCTTTAATGATGTCTCGTCTGTGCCTCGCCTGTGCCAAGTCTGTTTTTACATAAAGTGCAtaattgaatattatatatgtattttctatATGAAAGAATACTGTTTACAGGAACTTTGACCTGTCGCCAGTCCGGATGAACTCGACGTTTGTTGTCCCCCCACCACCGGAGCAGTCGCTGAACGCCTCGTTTGACCTGACGGTACAGGATGACGATGATCCCGTCTGCATATCGGAGAGGTATGtatactcacacacacacaccctcacaccctcacacacacacacacacacacacacacaccctcacagacacacccacccacacacacacacacacatatatatatatatgtagaaagtataacaaaacattcaaaaatataaaacaaatctatgTAATTTCGCAGCTTATATTATAGTCCTTTATTATCCACTTAATCAACCTTTTCTTACAGTAATGAAGTATATACTGATTTACATTAATGGTGAGAAGTAACTAACTAAACTCCTTATTATTACAGATCTTTAGGTGATGCGCCCCTCACTGACACCGTCGTGGTAGACGAGGACACCACCTACGAGATCGTGGAGAGCGGGACCATCCGTCGCTGCCGGAAGCTGATCGCCACCGATGGCTATTCATACACGGTTAAGGTAATTAGAATGAATGGTAAATAATGATCGAGATGATATCTAATATGAACCAATATCATAGCATATCTAATATGAACCAATATCATAGCATATCTAATATGAACCAATATCATAGCATATCTAATATGAACCAATATCATAGCATATCTAATATGAACCAATATCATAGCATATCTAATATGAACCAATATCATAGCATATCTAATATGAACCAATATCATAGCATATCTAATATGAACCAATATCATAGCATATCTAATATGAACCAATATCATAGCATATCTAATATGAACCAATATCATAGCATATCTAATATGAACCAATATCATAGCATATCTAATATGAACCAATATCATAGCATATCTAATATGAACCAATATCATAGCATATCTAATATGAACCAATATCATAGCATATCTAATATGAACCAATATCATAGCATATCTAATATGAACCAATATCATAGCATATCTAATATGAACCAATATCATAGCATATCAATAATAAGTACGATTATGATGTTCTTAATATGCATTTCTAAATGTCTTTCTGTAACAGAGCTCCAACCCCACCACAACTCAGTGGAGATGCGCTGTCCGGAACCGATCGACATGGTGCCGCGCTTCCGTCAGCCAGAGAGGAACCACGTTCACGCCCGGATCAGCAGACCACATCCACCCTCCTGACCATTCCACAGCCATGCTTGTCCGTGTCAAGAAACAGGTAGTTAACTGACTGAATGTTTATCACATTTGTGAAGGAGATAATTGTCACATAGACAGTCTTGCCATTGAACGAGTAACGATATTATCAATATTGTGcattgaatttgaaataattgttcTAATTATTGTTTCAGATCTGGGAAGATGCCAACGCTCAGCCGTTTACATCTGCGCAGACGATAGTGGAGGAGAAGCTGCAGGCCAACGTTGATGACGACGACTTCGACTTGCCGAAGCCCGCCAACCTGATCCGGTTCGCCAACCGATGTCGGCAGCACATTCGCCCCGCAGAGCCGGTTGACCTGGACTTTGAGGTATTTACTATATGAAGATAAAGGCCAAAATGGAATATAACGACGTACATTTCTTAAAGTTGTTAAAGCCACGTAGAATATAACGACGTACATTTCTTAAAGTTGTTAAAGCCACGTAGAATATAACGACGTACATTTCTTAAAGTTGTTAAAGCCACGTAGAATATAACGACGTACATTTCTTAAAGTTGTTAAAGCCATGTAAACTATTCTGTATTaacattattgttattttgattaTCAGGTGAATCGCGAGTTCCTGGACTGCGATGACTTCATCGTTGGTGACGTCCGTGTCGGCAGCCACCGTCATCTGATGTTTGCCACACCTACCCAGCTTCGGCTTCTGCAGGAGCGTGTTCCCGGGTGTGGACCTGAAGGGCTGCAGTTTTCACTGGGCCCAAGCTGTCCTCCGCAAGGTCGACAGTCTTGGACTTAGGGCCACCTTCAGGAAGCGTCAAGGTATTTACACATATAAGACGTTTAACGAAAACGTTATAAGTTACAATCAATCATccaatgtatttgtttattatagtgtcatatatatcacaattacaaaataataaaattacataGTGTATAACAGTTATTTAAAACCATGCTTAAAATATATACTAGTAAAATCTTATTACAATAAGCATTGTAAATATTGaactttatttcaatttttcagGTGTTGCGGAATACATCCGGAAGTTGATGGCGTTGCCGTTCCTCCCGTCGCCTCAGATTCACGACGCCTTTGTGAAGCTGAAGCGTCTGGCCAACACCCCAGAGCTGACTCAGCTGGTCGATTACCTCGACAGGTAAAACTTCTAAATATGTGTTTGTTGTGAATCAATCTTATTTATCAACAGTTTTTTTCTAATCGTTGAAAGAATTTACCGATAAAAATGTCCTGAAGCATACGATTTCCTGACATTACACGTGTCATTCCATTTATACTCTTATTTTATAAGCAGTGTTCATACATTGAAACTCTTATGCATTGTTCCTTTGTACTTTTTAGATACTGGTTCAGGAGCGGTGTCTGGTCGACTGCGAACTGGTGCGTCCATCGACAGTCCGTCCGCACCAACAACGACGTAGAGGGTAAGTTGTACATATTAATGGGTGTCACAATACAGAAAGCAAAGCGATGCCTGATAGAACTATATTGTCATAATAAAAGTTCTTATTCATTAAAATAAGTCATATCtgattatatatttgttaaattgttttatgATCACATGATTAAtcattcattttgtttatagGTTGGCATCGCAGGATCAACACCAAGGCTCGCCGGGCGAACCTCCCGTTCTACATGCTCGTCCCATTGCTTCACCAGGAAGGCCGCCTGGTCACCCTCCAGATGAGGCTGGTAGCCGAGCAGGCCCTGCGTCGCCAGCAGACTACAGTGTACCGCCGGATCCAGGGGAAGATCCAGACGTTGTGGGACCAGGTATGTAAAACTTATTGAATTGAAATCAGAATCATTGTTATTCACTTAAGATAAGCATATACTTCcataatatataaaagaatatataaaaggaaatgcgtacattgtacatttattaGGCCtatcaatatgttttttttaaatgtaatttttttttaaatgtaatcacttctgtgtctttttttttagtATGCTGAGCAGGAGATCTCGAGCTCGACCTTCCTGAAGACCGTCGGCAAGATCTACTGCCCAGCGACGGTCCGACCAACACCAGACGACGAATGAGGTAAGGATAGATATCAAcgatatacataaaacaatactaaagttatacatataaaacaatacttaaGTTATACATATCGGTCAAAATACCGCCATGCGAATGTTTCCTCGTATAATGACATTAAATTGGAAATATACCATTATCATTTGActgttattttaatttaattcgTTTCCATTTCAGGAGTATACCAACATCTCCGCGCCGACCAGTTCACAGTCGAACAAGGCCATGCCACACCCAGGAGGCaggtcacacacacacaaaaaaaaaaaaaaaaaaacattttggttCTTGAAAGAGGAGGCCTCCACGTGGCAAGAACTGGTAACGGTATACATCGTTTAAATGCATGCATATACATGCGACGAAATGATATATACCGGCTGACATCCTCTTATAACTTATATGCAATAAATTGTTATGGCAGGGGAAGTAACcgcaatacaatatacattttagtTCTTGCtagttacctcccctattaATAAAGCAGGAAATgatttcaaaacaataaaattataaaatattacctCCATTATTAATAACAttcattacatgttacagtataGCCCGTCAcactattatatattataaatagaGGCCGAGGTGTCCAGGCCGAGAAAGTATTGGGGCCGAGGTGTCTTAGGCCGAGGACGGTACGGGGCCGAGGTGTCTCTAATTccattcggaacacctcggccgattctctacggtcatctaaCCTCGGATGTATCACggtatttgatatgtataaacGCCGTGCAATTGTGATGCGGTCTCCGTATCACTCATTATGGATGAGTCTCCGCTGTGCATATAGATCTCCAAAATGGCGTCATTCGAACAGTGTTTAAAGTATTCTCTCGATAATTGTCCTTTATTTAAAGAGAAGAAGATCACATTGAAGGAGAAACAGATTGAGACGTTGAGAGCATTGTACGAAGATCATGACTGTGTGTCGGTATTACCCACAGGCTACGGTAAAAGTGTAATATTTCAGCTCTTACCGTGGTTTTGTCAGCTGAAAATGGAGAAACGGAAACCAATGAGCGTGATAGTCGTGTCCCCGCTAAATTCCCTAATCCAGGACCAAGTCATTGCAATGAGGAAGAAGGGATTAAATGCTTGCAGTTTGAACTTCACTGGTATGTGTCAGTTAtatcacagggacacgttacaataatattgtatgtataaaatatagggggggggggggggggggggggggggtcgatATAAACCTGTTATATTGTATgctttatgtattgtatgtttggATCCCCTCATGTCTGTTATAGATCTGGTAAGATGCAAGTAAAAGCACACAATTAAGACAGGCAGCCATGAAAAAATTATAATggtcatttaaaacacaaaaacaggTGACTGTCACAATTGCTACCACACATGTTTGAAATAAGCCCTTTCATACATGATGATGTACACATGatacagtgataagttatataataattatgtccAGATGATGGTCTGGCTTTGTTGGTTTGGCCAGATATGTATCTCTGTAATTGTCAATTTCAATCCTATTTAAAAACAACCAAATTTTAAATGTCATGTACCAAGATGAAGATTGAATAATACTCTTTCCCGTAACATGTATTGTACCTTTCATTTTTCATTGCTTTGACAATTGTTATCAGCTCACCAGTACTTTTTGGTTTTTCAAACTTACATAACCCAAACCAACTGAAACCGCCAGTAGGCATGACATAACCTATTGTTCTGACTAGTGTGAAATCAGCCTGAATAACCCATCTGTTTCACGTTTCACAGGTACTCATGGCTCAACTTATGAAGATGCGGATTGCGAGAACGATGAGGAACAGGATCatgaatatgttgaaattgatgttCCATTTGAGCAACTGGAGAGAGGAGACTTTTGCATGATTTATTGTCATCCAGAGGCACTATTGAAGACCAGATTTTCTCGACTTCTTAGGTCTCAACTGTACCAAGAGATCATTTGTGCAGTAGTCATAGATGAAGTCCATATGGTTTCAGAATGGtatgtataaatacacatttgcaTTTAAATCAGCATTAGGGCAATGTTGCAAAATAAAATGAGGTAGAATTTATATTTTAGAGTATAATCAGTCcttattgaaaaagaaatcaagTTGCAATAACCAGTCTTTGCCttcaacaatatattttgaagaaatgttaaattttgataattttataattaaaattgttGTAATTTCATTGATGTTGGATTGAATTAAAACTTTGCAGGGTTATTGATATCATCACATTAatgaatatctaattataaccCCAGGCCAGTTTTTGGTAAATTTATCGACAAAGCAGGAAAGAGGCGACAAACAATTACAAATTAATCTTGTtctatatttgttaatgtcaactgcaattaatcttttttttttcttgttatttgAAGGGGAGAAGAATTCCGTCCTGCATTCCAGAAGCTTGGGGAGTTAATGTGCATTCTAGAGAAGGCTTTGCATTTAATTCTGACAGCAACTGCTACACCCAAATCAATTGCAAGTCTAGCTAAAGAGCTGAATTTGAAAAATCCACttgttatcagtgagaatgtggATCGTCCAAACATATTTATAGACATTAGAAACAGATTGCCAAACATTCataaatttgacaaatttgaTGACTTGATAGAACCTGTGGCAACAGAATTGCTGGAAAAAGGAGTTCATTTTCCAGTGACCATAATGTATGTGGAAAGTTTGGAAGCATTGTCTTATTTTTATCAGTTTCTTTCGTATAAACTTAAGGGTGCCAGCTACGATGGTGAGGAAATCCCACAGAATAGAATATATGCTCAATACCACAAAGATTATGCAGAGTCCATGAAGAAAATCATTATTCAGGAACTGACCAAAGAAACCCCTAAAGTCAGATTAGTTTTGGCAACTGTTGCACTGGGAATGGGGCTCAATGCCCCAAGTGTTTCACGTATCATTCATTGCAGGCCCCCAACAACACTGGAGAAATACCTACAAGAAATCGGTCGTGCTGGACGTGTTGGACAACCGTCAGTGGCAATTCTTTACTACAACAAAAATGATATTGCAAAAAACAGAATCGGTATGACAGAAGAAATGAGGAAGTTTTGTGAAAGTGAAACATGTTATAGAATTATTCTTGTGAATTACTTTGGATttgaaagtgttgttttttcagGACCAAAGGAACATTGTTGCTCCATTTGTAGCAGAAAATGACTCGTCATTACTGACTGTATATATGATTTCTCCCGTCAAGTGTGATTTTAAGCAATTCCCTGCATCTAGTGACATACACATCATTCTTGTGGATTCTGTTGCTGTATAAAGTAGATTCTTAAGACAATTGTTCACGGGGATTATATTTAATGCCAGGGATAGTGACACTCTCACTATGTCTGTATGTCATGATCACTTTTGCAGAGATTATTTCCTGTGAGAAACCATTCAATAACACTCTCACAATAACATCAGTTTCTTTGTTTGTTCTGATGGATATAAactgccatagcaaccataattttgttgttaacaaGAAGCCTACATCCATTACCTAAAAGCCTAAAACCATTACCCAGGAACCTACAGCCATTACTCAGGAGCCTACGAtcattacccagaagcctaccaccataaCCCTACGACCATAACGCAGAAccctaccaccattacccagcaGACTACAACCAATACCTAGAAGCCTATAACAATTACCCAGAATACTACCAACATAACCCAGAACCATAAGCCCATCATGCAGGAGCCTACAACCTTTACCAAGGTGACTACCACCAATACCTAGAAGCCTATAACCATTACCCAGAAGACTAACACCATTACacagaagcctaccaccacaACCCAGAACACTACCACCATAACCGAGAACCCTTAGACCATCACGCAGTAACTTACAACCATTACCTAACAGCCTATGACCGTTTACAAGAAGCCTACATCCATTACCTAAAAGCCTACCAACATAACCGAGAACCCTTAGACCATCACGCAGGAACCTACTACCATTACTTAGGAGGAGCCAATGACCACTACTTGTGTGGGAAATACAGTACAATAGAGACAATCACAAAAGTTTTGTCCATTTGGATAACAGATGCAAGAGAGGTTTAGTCATCAACGTTTCCAAAGGAGAGGGACTaatgtaacactagttctatcAGCATTGTTGTGGACCAGTGGAGTGCTGACACAACTTTGATAGTCTAGTGCAATTACAGTAACCTAACAACATGGAACACTGACACATGCCTGCACATTTGCACACTTGTTGAATTCGGACAAAAGTTTTGAACAAATgcccattacccagaagcctaacaccattacccagaagcctaccaccattacccagaagcctaccaccattacccagaagcctaccaccattacccagaagcctaccaccattacccagaagcctaccaccattacccagaagcctaccaccattacccagaagcctaccaccactACCCAGAACAGTACCACCAGAACCTAGAACCCTTAGACCATCATGCATTAACTTACAACCATTACCTAACAGCCTATGACCGTTAACAAGAAGCCTACATCCATTACCTAAAAGCCTAAAACCATTACCCAGGAATGCTGGCCATGATATGTAAACATACGATTGCGTCTGGAAATCCAGTAATGAAGTATGTTCAATCACTCACTAACAAAAGATAATACCTATACTGATGTCATTCTCATTTTTTGTGTATgaaaattaattacattttattcaTATGAAAATGAATTTCAATGTCATAGTCTTTTGTCGGTCAATATAAGTCTGACAGTCATTTCATGAAATGTGTTGACTGTTGTATTGCTTATTCCATGGGTTGGGAATCATTTGGGATTTTCATAATTGATTATGTGTTGCATTTATTGTCTTGGCTGAAGTTGTCTTgttctgaatatatatatatgatagtgtgtatacagtgtatatatatacgtactgAAAGAACATCTTAAGAtactattatataattattgattggttattagtcccctaccgatgAAACCGGGGGGTGACTATATGTTTTGCCTGCGACCGTCTGTCCGTCCTTCcagttaaagttttggttaaagttttataatggcacaccattcacttaataatggtattaggatgctgattccTTGCATAGAGGTTCTTAGGGTGTGTGGCATTAATTTTGTAcagttgaaaatgaaaattattttcattttttgattttttttttcataatatggacttaactgttttctctgtattgaATGCTTCACTGATGTGAGATtcttttggaataaaatcagtgtactaCTATGCAGTGCTATGcagaattatgtttatattttaatccAAGgcggttatatatatattacacatttcaatttaaattcactttagattcttttactctgtacagtagATATACCAAACTAATATATATACCGGAATATATTTTATGGGCAGCtaggaaacattgtttattcaccccaatagagttgaatttacacattgtttggaatgaacttattttcataaaatgataatgtttcAGTTGTGGCTAATTaaacttttttactcaaatttggctaaagttttaacttgGGGGCACCGGTAGTGGACATGTATTGGTctagcaatactcacagaaaatgcttgttttatttagcttggtatttttatatataattacccaTGTATGACTCATTATTATGTAAAATCATTCTGTCATATTTATGCATGTTTTGACATCTTGCAATTACATGTCCTTTGAAAAGGGCAAGAATACAGAATCACTGGCAATCTGAAAatggtgtttgtttgtttgtttttttttttaaataatcgattattaaaatttataattgATCATTAACCtttataattgatttacaacaattttgaaacaatttatattaacttatattaatcacgcttgttggcccggatggaagcgggaatcaaaccccggccGTCTATAGCTAGTTGAAAGGCAATTCACGTgcatgtgttaccaatgtgccaCCTGAACACCCCATCGATCATTGGAATTGGTTCAGCAGGATTAagttattgattataatcaataatcatACCAACACTAATGATTGGTGATATATATGGCTAACAACAATACAAAGAATATGTGGGCAGGAGACTCTTGTCTACTATCTGATACAGACGACTCAATTGCACCAATGCAACATCGTTACACAAAAGTTATTATTATAACTTAATAAGGAAAAAATCAGACTATAGTTAAAATCTTTGTCACTTATTTATTGTTAATGAGTCCACATTTGATAATGATTTCCTAGATCAACAGTATTCAGGCAGTAACATAATgcaaacagttgatattttgaacaattaattaatttgaattaattgaatCATAATAAAATCCCTGTGAATATTTAGCATTCAACATTAGTAAGTTGTCAAGCTATATGGAGctatacacatacattttttgtatgtgtgtatatattatatatatagcagaTATTTAACAAGGATCtacttaaaatatatatatacatgtatatgaattaaaatatttcaattaaaaaaaattattatcagaaaagttaagtacatgtattgaaatagATGCATTGAACAAGCTAAAGCGATGACTCTCATATTATGAATTCAAATATtgcaattaaaacaatttattatcagaaaagttaagtacatgtattgaaatagATGCATTGAACAAGCGAAAGCGATGACTCAGATTCTCACTTGCtggtacctgtatatacatctTACTTGGCATCAGATTGCACGAGATATATCAAGGAACTTTAAACTAGCAGGGATTCGACTGCGTCtgatacaaaaagtaatttcTGTTGAAATTGGGGCATACGATGAAgtcaattgtatatatattaattgaacGAGTAATGAggagtatatctatatattaatcaacattttcaaatatatatgcaCACAGAAGCACAAATACATAAGACTAgtcatctatatatacacatgtaaatgtgttttgatatatcaagAATGTAACCTGTATGGGTGGC
Proteins encoded in this window:
- the LOC117318335 gene encoding uncharacterized protein LOC117318335, with the protein product MRNFDLSPVRMNSTFVVPPPPEQSLNASFDLTVQDDDDPVCISERSLGDAPLTDTVVVDEDTTYEIVESGTIRRCRKLIATDGYSYTVKSSNPTTTQWRCAVRNRSTWCRASVSQRGTTFTPGSADHIHPPDHSTAMLVRVKKQIWEDANAQPFTSAQTIVEEKLQANVDDDDFDLPKPANLIRFANRCRQHIRPAEPVDLDFELPHLPSFGFCRSVFPGVDLKGCSFHWAQAVLRKVDSLGLRATFRKRQGVAEYIRKLMALPFLPSPQIHDAFVKLKRLANTPELTQLVDYLDRYWFRSGVWSTANWCVHRQSVRTNNDVEGWHRRINTKARRANLPFYMLVPLLHQEGRLVTLQMRLVAEQALRRQQTTVYRRIQGKIQTLWDQYAEQEISSSTFLKTVGKIYCPATVRPTPDDE
- the LOC117318338 gene encoding ATP-dependent DNA helicase Q-like 3 — its product is MASFEQCLKYSLDNCPLFKEKKITLKEKQIETLRALYEDHDCVSVLPTGYGKSVIFQLLPWFCQLKMEKRKPMSVIVVSPLNSLIQDQVIAMRKKGLNACSLNFTGTHGSTYEDADCENDEEQDHEYVEIDVPFEQLERGDFCMIYCHPEALLKTRFSRLLRSQLYQEIICAVVIDEVHMVSEWGEEFRPAFQKLGELMCILEKALHLILTATATPKSIASLAKELNLKNPLVISENVDRPNIFIDIRNRLPNIHKFDKFDDLIEPVATELLEKGVHFPVTIMYVESLEALSYFYQFLSYKLKGASYDGEEIPQNRIYAQYHKDYAESMKKIIIQELTKETPKVRLVLATVALGMGLNAPSVSRIIHCRPPTTLEKYLQEIGRAGRVGQPSVAILYYNKNDIAKNRIGMTEEMRKFCESETCYRIILVNYFGFESVVFSGPKEHCCSICSRK